One Papaver somniferum cultivar HN1 chromosome 10, ASM357369v1, whole genome shotgun sequence genomic window carries:
- the LOC113316411 gene encoding putative disease resistance protein RGA3: MYNWLKKLIDVTYDVDDECKTDAALRCSSRILTPCSGYTIKEFMTGSVPYFFCSQPTSLSRCTIAKRVQSFIHRFDEIAKQRSQFHLNPYVTAADVQLGSRQLRETTSYADEPAVYGRDEDMDYIVNLLLNDADGNDREERDVSVCAIVGMGGLGKTTLAQKVYHDIRSTDYFEVKCWICVSDNFNPKIFVKTILESLGDEVAHDKHTMDLLQSRLQKRLDGKRFLVVLDDVSSEDQGPWETLRTSLCCGRKGSFIVVTTRLQTVASIMSTLPHYSPNPLSEEDCWTLFKQRAFMCNEEKNYPELEAVGMEIVKKCCGIPLAAKALGGLLRFKREKNQWLNVKDSQIWKLYGDALPALQLSYKHLSSQLKQCFAYCSIYPKHYQIKKRRINIFVDGQWFYSI; this comes from the coding sequence ATGTATAATTGGCTAAAGAAGCTCATAGATGTTACTTATGATGTTGACGACGAGTGCAAGACTGATGCTGCTTTAAGATGCTCGTCACGAATACTTACACCATGTAGCGGGTACACAATTAAGGAATTCATGACTGGTTCTGTTCCTTACTTTTTCTGTTCCCAGCCAACCTCACTATCCCGTTGTACAATTGCAAAAAGAGTTCAGAGTTTCATACACCGATTTGATGAAATTGCCAAGCAAAGGAGCCAGTTCCATTTGAATCCCTATGTGACTGCTGCAGATGTTCAATTGGGTTCAAGACAACTGAGAGAAACTACCTCTTACGCAGATGAACCGGCAGTTTACGGAAGGGACGAGGATATGGATTACATAGTTAATCTATTGCTAAACGATGCAGATGGAAATGACCGTGAAGAAAGAGATGTTTCTGTTTGTGCCATTGTAGGGATGGGTGGTCTAGGAAAGACTACCCTTGCGCAAAAGGTTTACCATGATATAAGGTCCACAGATTATTTTGAGGTCAAATGTTGGATCTGTGTGTCCGACAATTTCAACCCAAAAATCTTTGTCAAAACTATTTTAGAATCCTTGGGTGACGAGGTTGCACATGATAAACACACCATGGACTTACTACAGTCTCGCCTTCAAAAACGACTCGATGGTAAGAGGTTCCTTGTGGTGTTAGATGATGTATCGAGTGAAGATCAGGGCCCGTGGGAGACTCTAAGGACTTCATTATGTTGCGGACGTAAAGGTAGTTTTATTGTTGTAACAACTCGTCTTCAAACCGTAGCGTCGATAATGTCTACTCTTCCGCATTACTCTCCTAACCCTTTGTCAGAAGAGGATTGCTGGACTCTGTTTAAGCAACGTGCATTTATGTGTAATGAAGAGAAAAACTATCCAGAACTGGAAGCAGTTGGGATGGAGATTGTAAAGAAGTGCTGCGGGATACCTTTGGCTGCAAAAGCGTTAGGAGGCTTACTTCGCTTCAAGAGAGAAAAAAATCAGTGGTTGAATGTGAAAGACAGTCAAATTTGGAAGCTTTATGGAGATGCATTACCCGCCTTACAATTGAGTTATAAACATTTATCTTCACAGTTGAAGCAATGTTTTGCTTACTGCTCtatttatccaaaacattaccagataaaaaaaagaagaattaaTATTTTCGTGGATGGCCAATGGTTTTATTCAATCTGA
- the LOC113316410 gene encoding uncharacterized protein LOC113316410 — MGKSSNVVAASHFVNSGQGNKRDAEEEIEQNLNLKKNKWFEPNLSLALKPFYQISYDEFRTKTTVAAAGSAKPVKITKASKTVTASNPSISVDKQAWDIVDVRVYLYKHAGGNLRAHSAYIEFATEEAANKARKLHRLDLLCRTIRLSPVLDGTGAAAKKKKLVMKDIPYKTEKSDVIKFFKQAGDVVDVCFFSRADEYSRSAHIEFATEEGAKKAERLNGIELLGSPVHLRREVKGTGASRTLCLKNVPLSIDKSHVIDFFEDVGDVADLRFSYDEYGTFRGIVHVEFATEEAAKEAVKWNGKYLKGCPVELGIVRETVCVQGFDTSSDQIHKILIKNFRTCRYIVHIDILKDHNTGVPWGTALMNFSSLEAFHLSLELDGQEVDGNSLSIKDYVPVDLGAGADLREAMPAAGNRIVFDDIDDI; from the coding sequence ATGGGTAAATCCAGCAATGTTGTTGCTGCTTCACACTTTGTTAATTCAGGACAAGGTAACAAGAGGGATGCTGAGGAAGAAATCGAGCAAAACTTGAATCTAAAGAAAAATAAGTGGTTTGAGCCTAACCTGTCTTTAGCCCTAAAGCCGTTCTATCAAATCTCTTATGatgagtttagaacaaaaaccacGGTCGCTGCAGCTGGTTCAGCCAAGCCAGTGAAAATTACCAAAGCATCAAAGACAGTTACCGCCAGCAACCCATCGATTTCCGTTGATAAACAGGCTTGGGATATTGTTGATGTGCGCGTCTATTTATATAAACATGCCGGTGGAAATCTCAGAGCTCACTCTGCCTATATTGAGTTTGCAACTGAAGAAGCTGCAAACAAGGCAAGAAAGCTTCATCGCCTAGACTTGTTGTGCCGCACTATTAGACTTTCCCCTGTACTGGACGGCACCGGAgcagcagcaaaaaaaaaaaaacttgtcatGAAGGACATACCATATAAAACGGAAAAATCTGATGTGATCAAGTTCTTTAAACAGGCCGGGGATGTtgttgatgtgtgtttctttagTAGAGCGGATGAGTACAGCCGATCTGCGCATATTGAGTTTGCAACTGAAGAAGGTGCAAAGAAGGCAGAAAGGCTAAATGGGATAGAGTTATTGGGCAGTCCTGTTCATCTTCGCCGTGAAGTGAAAGGCACTGGAGCATCAAGAACACTTTGTCTCAAGAACGTACCACTTTCCATTGATAAATCTCATGTGATTGACTTCTTTGAAGATGTTGGGGATGTTGCTGACTTGCGTTTCTCTTATGACGAATATGGAACTTTCAGGGGAATCGTCCATGTTGAGTTTGCAACTGAAGAAGCTGCAAAGGAGGCAGTGAAGTGGAATGGAAAATATTTGAAGGGCTGTCCTGTTGAACTTGGCATTGTTCGTGAAACCGTCTGTGTCCAAGGTTTTGATACTTCTTCTGACCAGATCCACAAAATCCTTATAAAGAATTTCCGGACTTGCAGATACATTGTTCACATTGACATTCTAAAGGATCACAACACTGGTGTTCCCTGGGGGACTGCGTTAATGAATTTTTCCAGTCTTGAAGCTTTCCACCTATCTCTTGAATTGGATGGACAAGAAGTTGATGGTAACTCCCTGAGCATTAAGGATTATGTGCCAGTAGACCTTGGTGCTGGTGCTGACCTACGAGAAGCTATGCCTGCTGCAGGAAATAGAATCGTATTTGACGATATTGATGATATTTAA